From a single Rodentibacter sp. JRC1 genomic region:
- a CDS encoding multidrug effflux MFS transporter encodes MTKTNLKAFLVVLLGVLSAFGPFVVDLYLPSLPQLATFFETTAAMTQLTLTTAMIGLAVGQLVLGPISDKFGRKKPLIISLIVYIISTVLIIFSPNIETMIALRIIQGLSSAGSVVISRAVATDLYRGREMTRFFGLLMTINGMAPIVSPILGSLLLEYISWKGVFIFLALIGVVVLVFCFRLKESLKEENRLTGSILSTFSTFGIIIKNRLFMSYVGIESFLLGAMFAYIAASPFVLQSFYGLSAFAFSLCFGANGAALVLGANVGGKLSNQTALSIGVFGFFAAAIYTIAVLLSQPYWLFVEVGFFLMLLLMGLTFPAISSLAMESERQYAGSASALLGFAPFFLGGVVSPLVGIGDIFYSTAVVIFVCGLLGVGLYLMIRKNITELVE; translated from the coding sequence ATGACAAAAACAAATTTAAAAGCTTTTTTAGTTGTTTTACTCGGCGTACTTTCGGCATTTGGTCCTTTCGTGGTAGATCTCTACTTGCCTTCTTTACCGCAATTAGCAACTTTTTTTGAAACAACGGCAGCAATGACACAATTAACCCTTACCACCGCAATGATTGGTTTGGCGGTAGGGCAGCTGGTGTTAGGCCCGATTAGCGATAAATTCGGGCGTAAAAAACCGCTTATTATTTCTTTGATTGTTTATATTATCAGCACGGTTTTGATTATATTTTCACCTAATATTGAAACAATGATTGCCCTCCGTATTATTCAGGGATTGTCTTCAGCGGGGAGTGTAGTGATTTCCCGTGCGGTAGCAACGGATCTTTATCGCGGACGAGAAATGACACGTTTTTTCGGCTTATTAATGACAATTAACGGTATGGCGCCGATTGTTTCGCCGATTTTGGGAAGTCTTTTACTTGAATATATTAGTTGGAAAGGCGTATTTATTTTCCTTGCATTAATCGGTGTGGTTGTACTTGTTTTTTGTTTCCGTTTGAAAGAAAGTTTAAAAGAAGAAAATCGCTTAACGGGTTCCATCCTTTCCACTTTCTCTACCTTTGGCATTATTATCAAAAATCGCTTATTTATGAGCTATGTCGGTATTGAAAGCTTTTTACTTGGTGCAATGTTCGCTTATATTGCCGCCTCTCCCTTTGTTTTACAAAGTTTTTATGGATTGAGTGCTTTTGCCTTCAGCCTCTGTTTTGGTGCGAATGGTGCTGCATTGGTATTGGGGGCGAATGTGGGAGGAAAACTCTCAAATCAAACCGCACTTTCTATCGGTGTATTCGGTTTTTTTGCTGCAGCGATTTATACCATCGCCGTATTATTGAGCCAACCTTATTGGCTTTTTGTGGAAGTAGGATTCTTTTTGATGCTGCTCTTAATGGGATTAACCTTCCCGGCAATTTCTTCTCTTGCGATGGAAAGTGAACGCCAATATGCCGGCAGCGCTTCTGCCTTATTAGGTTTTGCCCCTTTCTTTTTAGGCGGTGTGGTTTCACCTTTAGTGGGAATCGGTGATATTTTTTACTCGACAGCGGTTGTTATTTTCGTCTGCGGTTTACTGGGAGTGGGACTTTATTTGATGATTCGGAAAAATATCACGGAATTGGTGGAATAA
- a CDS encoding ester cyclase → MKKVILATALFALSKSIFATTPEQNKAVALDFYEMVFNQHKLQEASDKYIGKEYLQHNPTVADGKQAFIDAFAPFLKAHPKSKATVKRVLAEGDLVALHVHSQLDDKDRGEAVVDIFRFDKDGKIVEHWDVIQSVPEKTESGRSMF, encoded by the coding sequence ATGAAAAAAGTCATTTTAGCGACCGCACTTTTCGCTCTTTCAAAAAGTATTTTTGCAACAACTCCCGAACAAAATAAGGCTGTGGCACTTGATTTTTACGAGATGGTATTCAATCAACATAAATTGCAAGAAGCGAGTGATAAGTACATTGGTAAAGAATATCTTCAACATAATCCAACCGTAGCTGACGGCAAACAAGCCTTTATTGATGCTTTTGCACCTTTCTTAAAAGCGCATCCGAAATCAAAAGCAACGGTAAAACGTGTGTTGGCTGAGGGCGATTTGGTAGCTTTGCACGTACACAGTCAATTAGATGATAAAGATCGTGGTGAGGCTGTCGTCGATATTTTCCGTTTTGATAAAGATGGGAAAATCGTAGAACACTGGGATGTCATTCAAAGCGTACCGGAAAAAACAGAAAGCGGACGTAGTATGTTCTAA
- a CDS encoding replication-associated recombination protein A gives MANLDFDFSENDFQPLAARMRPTNLDQYFGQSHLVGEGKPLRKAIQIGHIHSMIFWGPPGTGKTTLAEIIANRINADVERISAVTGGIKEIREAIERAKQNRLAGRKTILFIDEVHRFNKSQQDAFLPHIEDGTIIFIGATTENPSFELNNALLSRARVYVLKSLTIEEIERILQQAIQDSERGLGKERLILEEDLLRVLAEYVNGDARLALNCLELMTDMADETENGKKIDRTLLKEVLGERQARFDKQGDRFYDLISALHKSVRGSAPDAALYWYARILTAGGDPLYVARRLLAIASEDVGNADPRAMQVALAAWDCFTRVGAYEGERAIAQAIIYLAVAPKSNAVYTAFNTAKQQAKSLPDYDVPLHLRNAPTSLMKELGYGSEYRYAHDEPNAYAAGENYFPEELKNTQYYFPTNRGMEIQIKEKLERLREQDKSAVKKRYE, from the coding sequence ATGGCTAACCTTGATTTTGATTTTTCAGAGAATGATTTTCAACCGCTTGCCGCAAGAATGCGTCCGACAAATCTTGATCAATATTTCGGACAATCTCATCTTGTCGGTGAAGGAAAACCGTTACGTAAGGCTATTCAAATCGGTCATATTCATTCTATGATTTTCTGGGGTCCGCCGGGAACGGGAAAAACGACCTTAGCCGAAATTATCGCAAATCGTATCAATGCCGATGTTGAACGTATTTCTGCAGTAACGGGGGGAATTAAAGAAATCCGTGAAGCGATAGAACGGGCAAAACAAAATCGTCTTGCGGGTCGTAAAACGATTTTATTTATTGATGAAGTACATCGTTTCAACAAAAGTCAGCAAGATGCTTTTTTACCTCACATTGAGGACGGCACAATTATTTTTATTGGCGCAACCACAGAAAATCCTTCCTTTGAACTCAATAATGCGCTACTTTCACGTGCCCGTGTTTATGTGTTGAAATCCCTTACGATTGAAGAAATTGAACGGATTTTACAGCAGGCTATTCAAGATTCTGAACGGGGTTTAGGCAAAGAGCGGTTGATTTTAGAAGAGGATTTATTAAGGGTATTGGCAGAATATGTGAATGGTGATGCACGGCTTGCTTTGAATTGCCTTGAATTGATGACAGATATGGCTGATGAGACGGAAAACGGAAAAAAAATTGACCGCACTTTATTAAAAGAAGTGTTAGGAGAACGCCAAGCCCGTTTTGATAAACAAGGTGATCGTTTCTATGATCTCATTTCTGCATTACATAAATCCGTACGTGGGTCTGCACCGGATGCCGCATTATATTGGTATGCACGTATTTTAACGGCAGGCGGTGATCCGCTTTATGTAGCAAGACGACTTTTAGCTATTGCTTCTGAAGATGTGGGAAACGCCGATCCACGAGCAATGCAGGTGGCACTTGCTGCTTGGGATTGTTTTACCCGAGTAGGGGCATACGAGGGAGAGCGAGCCATTGCGCAAGCGATAATTTATCTTGCGGTTGCACCAAAAAGCAATGCCGTTTATACCGCTTTCAATACCGCAAAACAGCAGGCAAAATCTTTACCGGATTATGATGTTCCCTTACATTTACGTAATGCACCGACCAGTCTGATGAAAGAATTGGGCTATGGTTCGGAATATCGCTATGCGCATGATGAGCCGAATGCCTATGCAGCCGGTGAAAATTATTTCCCGGAAGAATTAAAAAATACGCAATATTATTTTCCAACCAATCGGGGAATGGAGATTCAGATTAAAGAAAAGTTGGAGCGTTTGCGGGAACAAGACAAAAGTGCGGTTAAAAAACGCTATGAATAG
- the lolA gene encoding outer membrane lipoprotein chaperone LolA, with the protein MKKTYLKLTALALMGFSNIVLADAASELQTRLSQVNVLSADFSQTVTSGDGQNVQQGSGKIQIKRPNLFRMDTKSPQETQIIADGKTLWYYDPFVQQVTAQWVKDAVNNTPFVLLTSDDKSHWNQYSVTQQADTFILKPKSDKSNIRQFDIRVDSNGVLRNFSTTEKDGQTNLYVLRNITNQGLENSLFKFTVPKGVELDDQRKK; encoded by the coding sequence ATGAAAAAAACATACTTAAAATTGACCGCACTTGCGTTGATGGGGTTTAGCAATATAGTGCTTGCAGATGCAGCGAGTGAATTACAAACCCGTTTAAGCCAAGTGAACGTACTAAGTGCGGATTTTTCCCAAACCGTTACTTCGGGCGATGGGCAAAATGTGCAACAGGGCAGTGGTAAAATTCAAATCAAACGCCCGAACTTATTTCGAATGGATACAAAATCACCGCAAGAAACACAGATTATCGCCGATGGCAAAACCCTTTGGTATTACGATCCTTTCGTACAACAAGTGACGGCACAATGGGTGAAAGATGCGGTTAATAATACGCCTTTTGTATTATTAACTAGTGATGATAAAAGCCATTGGAATCAATATTCGGTAACACAGCAGGCAGATACTTTTATCCTCAAACCCAAATCGGATAAAAGCAATATTAGACAATTTGATATTCGTGTGGATTCAAACGGCGTATTGAGAAACTTTAGCACCACCGAAAAAGACGGACAAACCAATCTGTATGTCTTGCGTAATATCACCAATCAAGGATTAGAAAATAGCTTATTTAAATTTACCGTACCAAAAGGCGTGGAGTTGGATGACCAACGTAAAAAATAA
- a CDS encoding DNA translocase FtsK: MIKRITERFTPKQYFGELLFGLTALFGLYLIIAWSSYTPLDNSWSTASFQQETINKAGAFGAWVVDACFVFFGYVGNLIPFLLFLVPLFLLKAKAVRSLSLTKVVLRGFGFIMLFIGLTVMATLLLSNTNYYLSGGVLGGSLVVSLYPTLGKFGCIFAGFVSAVIGFIFCSGASLIRLIVRFYHWLTMKNDEKEIVEQSASIEELEQIVIQKPAGLFDKKNEGSDEPSENNIAGNTEINAENPLIQPEKLINISGLSPTVNISSADKEKTSPFNETFDGFKTDDLDELPKVSISTQGDLPQQASFTPIWSKEAVQEESQSAVDFVPVSSLDEPEMPKVSLAPTGISSASKTTALSLGHDIENTDKGRNSLMSQFATSAEKEVNANESALKVTLAEPELQVQERLQNTASVYKPYGDSLIHPALQMPTQKREKPNTPLPSLDLLEHRPTQAQNITREEVEETSRRIEQQLRNFNVKATVKDVLIGPVVTRYELELQPGIKASKVTGIDTDLARALMFRSIRVAEVIPGKPYIGIETPNAHRQIVPLRDVLDCKEFRESKAILPMALGKDISGKPIVVDLAKMPHLLVAGSTGSGKSVGVNTMILSLLFRVQPEEVKFIMIDPKVVELSVYNDIPHLLTPVVTDMKKAANALRWCVDEMERRYQLLSALRVRNIEGFNEKIDEWEGMGKPIPNPIWKPGDTMDQMAPPLKKLNYIVVIVDEFADLMMVAGKQIEELIARLAQKARAIGIHLILATQRPSVDVITGLIKANVPSRIAFTVASKIDSRTILDQGGAEALLGRGDMLYSGQGSSDLIRVHGAFMSDSEVVRIADDWRARGKPDYIDGILESADDEEQTDKAAGGSGELDPLFDEVMEFILATGTTSVSSIQRKFSVGFNRAARIMDQMEEQGVVSAMQNNKREILARRPDY, encoded by the coding sequence ATGATTAAAAGAATTACCGAACGTTTTACTCCAAAGCAATATTTTGGAGAATTGCTCTTTGGGTTGACCGCACTTTTCGGCTTATATTTGATCATCGCTTGGTCAAGTTATACGCCGTTGGATAACTCTTGGTCAACGGCCAGTTTTCAACAGGAAACCATCAACAAAGCCGGTGCTTTTGGTGCTTGGGTGGTTGATGCCTGTTTTGTCTTTTTCGGCTATGTCGGGAATTTGATCCCGTTTTTGCTTTTTCTTGTGCCGCTGTTTTTATTAAAAGCCAAAGCCGTTCGTTCACTCTCTTTAACAAAAGTCGTGTTACGTGGTTTCGGTTTTATTATGTTGTTTATCGGTTTAACGGTAATGGCAACTTTATTGCTTTCTAACACGAATTATTACTTGTCCGGCGGCGTATTGGGCGGTAGTCTTGTGGTCTCCCTTTATCCTACACTCGGTAAGTTCGGTTGCATTTTCGCAGGTTTTGTATCTGCCGTCATCGGGTTTATTTTCTGTTCCGGTGCTTCACTAATCCGTCTTATCGTGCGTTTTTATCATTGGCTGACAATGAAAAATGATGAGAAAGAAATCGTAGAACAATCAGCTTCGATTGAAGAATTAGAACAGATTGTAATTCAAAAACCGGCGGGTTTATTTGATAAAAAGAATGAAGGCTCAGATGAACCAAGTGAAAATAATATTGCTGGAAATACGGAAATAAATGCAGAAAACCCATTGATTCAACCGGAAAAATTGATCAATATCAGCGGATTATCTCCAACCGTGAATATTTCTTCCGCCGATAAGGAAAAAACGTCGCCGTTTAATGAAACTTTTGATGGTTTTAAAACGGACGACTTAGACGAATTGCCGAAAGTGAGTATTTCAACTCAAGGTGATTTGCCGCAGCAAGCGAGTTTTACACCGATTTGGTCAAAAGAGGCCGTACAAGAAGAATCACAAAGTGCGGTTGATTTTGTACCTGTTTCTTCATTAGATGAACCTGAAATGCCGAAGGTATCACTTGCCCCGACAGGAATTAGTTCTGCCTCAAAAACGACCGCACTTTCACTCGGTCATGATATAGAAAATACCGATAAAGGACGAAACAGCCTAATGAGCCAATTTGCAACTTCTGCAGAAAAGGAAGTGAACGCAAATGAAAGTGCGTTAAAAGTAACATTGGCAGAACCTGAACTTCAAGTTCAAGAAAGGCTTCAAAATACGGCATCGGTTTACAAACCTTATGGTGATTCTTTAATTCACCCGGCACTTCAAATGCCTACCCAAAAACGTGAAAAACCAAACACACCATTGCCAAGTTTGGATTTGCTGGAACACCGTCCGACACAAGCGCAAAATATTACGCGGGAAGAAGTTGAGGAAACCTCGCGTCGTATCGAACAACAGTTACGTAATTTTAATGTGAAAGCCACCGTAAAAGATGTGCTTATAGGACCGGTGGTGACTCGTTATGAGCTTGAGTTACAGCCGGGAATTAAAGCGTCAAAGGTAACGGGAATTGATACGGATTTGGCACGCGCACTCATGTTTCGTTCTATTCGGGTCGCCGAAGTTATTCCCGGTAAACCTTATATCGGTATCGAAACCCCGAATGCGCATCGTCAAATAGTACCGTTGCGTGATGTGTTAGATTGTAAAGAGTTTCGTGAATCTAAAGCCATTTTACCGATGGCGCTAGGAAAAGATATCAGCGGTAAGCCAATTGTAGTGGATCTCGCTAAAATGCCGCACTTATTGGTTGCCGGTTCAACGGGTTCCGGTAAATCCGTGGGGGTTAATACGATGATTTTGAGTTTGCTTTTCCGTGTTCAACCGGAAGAAGTGAAATTCATTATGATTGATCCGAAAGTGGTGGAACTTTCCGTCTATAACGACATTCCGCATTTGCTAACACCGGTTGTTACGGATATGAAGAAAGCGGCGAATGCGCTACGTTGGTGCGTAGATGAAATGGAACGCCGCTATCAATTACTTTCTGCTCTTCGAGTGCGCAATATTGAAGGTTTTAATGAGAAAATCGATGAATGGGAAGGTATGGGAAAACCGATTCCGAATCCTATTTGGAAGCCGGGCGATACGATGGATCAAATGGCTCCACCATTGAAAAAATTAAATTATATCGTGGTGATCGTCGATGAATTTGCCGATCTGATGATGGTTGCAGGTAAACAAATTGAAGAATTAATTGCACGCCTTGCACAAAAAGCCCGTGCCATCGGTATTCATTTGATTTTGGCGACACAACGTCCTTCCGTTGATGTTATTACCGGCTTAATTAAAGCAAACGTACCGAGCCGTATTGCTTTTACCGTAGCAAGTAAAATTGACTCACGCACTATTTTAGATCAAGGTGGTGCGGAAGCATTACTCGGTCGCGGTGATATGTTATATTCCGGACAAGGCTCGTCCGATCTTATTCGCGTGCATGGTGCGTTTATGAGTGATAGCGAAGTCGTGCGTATTGCAGATGATTGGCGGGCACGTGGCAAACCGGATTATATTGATGGCATTTTAGAGAGTGCCGATGATGAAGAACAAACGGATAAAGCGGCAGGTGGCAGCGGTGAGCTTGATCCCCTTTTTGATGAAGTGATGGAGTTTATTCTTGCAACCGGCACAACCTCAGTTTCCTCAATTCAACGTAAATTCAGTGTGGGCTTTAATCGTGCCGCACGAATTATGGATCAAATGGAAGAGCAGGGGGTTGTAAGTGCAATGCAAAATAACAAACGTGAAATTCTTGCACGCCGTCCCGATTATTAG
- the lrp gene encoding leucine-responsive transcriptional regulator Lrp: protein MEKKLKALDAIDIKILNELQHNGKISNIDLSKKVGLSPTPCLERVKRLEKQGVIMGYRALLNPELLDAPLLVIVEITLVRGKPDVFEEFNAAIQALDEIQECHLVSGDFDYLLKTRVADMAAYRKLLGTTLLRLPGVNDTRTYVVMEEVKQTNYLVLKEK, encoded by the coding sequence ATGGAAAAAAAATTAAAAGCATTGGATGCGATTGATATAAAGATTCTCAATGAATTGCAACACAACGGTAAAATTTCTAATATTGATCTTTCTAAAAAAGTCGGATTATCACCTACACCTTGTCTAGAACGTGTGAAACGTTTAGAAAAACAAGGGGTTATTATGGGCTATCGTGCTTTACTGAACCCGGAATTGCTTGATGCCCCGCTGTTGGTGATTGTGGAGATCACATTGGTGCGGGGAAAACCGGATGTGTTTGAGGAATTTAACGCCGCTATTCAGGCGCTTGATGAAATTCAAGAATGTCATCTCGTGTCGGGAGATTTTGATTATCTACTGAAAACACGTGTGGCGGATATGGCGGCTTATCGAAAATTATTAGGCACAACGCTACTACGCTTACCCGGTGTGAATGACACGCGCACTTATGTGGTGATGGAAGAAGTTAAACAAACCAATTATCTTGTTTTAAAAGAAAAATGA
- the radA gene encoding DNA repair protein RadA, with protein sequence MAKAPKTAYVCNDCGAEFSRWQGQCSACKAWNTISEVRLISASKSKNDRFSGYAGETQAKIQTLSEISLQETPRFTSGFKELDRVLGGGIVPGSAILIGGHPGAGKSTLLLQVMCGLAQKMTALYVTGEESLQQVAMRANRLGLPNDKLNMLSETSVEQICNLADQLKPQIIVIDSIQVMHLADIQSSPGSVAQVRECASFLTRYAKTRQVAIIMVGHVTKDGTLAGPKVLEHAIDCSLLLEGESDSRYRTLRSHKNRFGAVNELGVFGMTEQGLREVKNPSAIFLSRGDEQTSGSSVMVLWEGTRPLLVEIQALADHSMLANPRRVAVGLEQNRLALLLAVLHRHGGLQMADQDVFVNVVGGVKVTETGADLALLLALISSFRNRPLPQDLVIFGEVGLAGEIRPVPSGQERISEAAKHGFKRAIVPFGNKPKSAVENMQVFTVKKLSDALDVLDNF encoded by the coding sequence ATGGCGAAAGCCCCGAAAACAGCTTATGTGTGTAATGATTGCGGTGCGGAATTTTCCCGCTGGCAAGGGCAGTGTTCCGCCTGTAAAGCTTGGAATACAATCAGCGAAGTGCGGTTAATTTCAGCCTCAAAATCAAAAAATGATCGTTTCAGCGGTTATGCCGGTGAAACCCAAGCGAAAATCCAAACGCTTTCTGAAATCAGCTTGCAGGAGACACCTCGCTTTACCAGTGGATTTAAAGAACTGGATCGTGTTCTCGGCGGTGGTATTGTACCGGGAAGTGCGATTTTGATTGGCGGTCATCCCGGCGCAGGAAAAAGTACACTTTTGCTACAGGTGATGTGCGGATTGGCACAAAAAATGACCGCACTTTATGTTACAGGGGAAGAATCTTTACAGCAAGTCGCAATGCGTGCCAATCGATTAGGGTTACCGAATGATAAACTCAATATGCTTTCGGAAACCTCGGTGGAGCAGATTTGCAATCTTGCCGATCAGCTTAAACCGCAAATTATCGTCATTGATTCCATTCAAGTCATGCATTTAGCCGATATTCAATCTTCCCCGGGGAGCGTGGCGCAAGTGCGGGAATGTGCTTCTTTCTTGACGCGTTATGCCAAAACACGTCAAGTGGCCATTATTATGGTGGGACATGTAACGAAAGACGGTACGCTTGCAGGGCCGAAAGTGTTAGAACACGCCATCGACTGTTCTTTGCTGTTAGAGGGGGAGTCCGATTCCCGCTATCGCACGTTACGTAGCCATAAAAACCGTTTTGGTGCGGTAAACGAATTGGGTGTGTTCGGTATGACGGAACAGGGATTGCGTGAAGTGAAAAATCCTTCCGCCATCTTTTTGAGCCGTGGAGATGAGCAAACTTCCGGGAGTTCGGTGATGGTGCTGTGGGAAGGAACACGGCCGTTGTTAGTCGAAATTCAAGCCTTAGCAGATCATTCTATGTTGGCTAATCCACGGCGTGTTGCCGTAGGGTTGGAACAAAATCGTTTAGCGTTGTTGCTTGCCGTGTTGCACCGGCACGGAGGATTGCAAATGGCGGATCAAGATGTTTTTGTAAACGTCGTCGGAGGGGTGAAAGTCACTGAAACCGGTGCGGATCTTGCGCTACTACTTGCTCTTATATCCAGCTTCCGTAATCGTCCTTTACCGCAAGATCTGGTGATTTTCGGTGAAGTGGGGCTTGCCGGTGAAATTCGTCCGGTACCGAGCGGGCAAGAACGAATTAGTGAAGCGGCAAAGCACGGTTTCAAACGTGCGATCGTACCTTTCGGAAATAAGCCGAAAAGTGCGGTCGAAAATATGCAGGTTTTCACGGTAAAGAAATTATCGGATGCATTAGACGTGCTGGATAATTTTTAG
- a CDS encoding inorganic triphosphatase: MINEIELKLIVSPETFHLLAQHLQQFNSPEHKSIFLGNTYYDYPDCFLAKQKMGLRVRRKNQEVTLTLKTNGQVMGGLHSRPEYNLPLKEKISPTNELLRKLYTFEQLPNTPLQPIFSTDFDRTFWLIEFRDSKIEVSFDLGKIIREPYSQPICEIEFELKKGKISDLFHFVEELPFLTDIYFSSVSKAKRGYQLGQPVVLTDWLNKWRDFLKTEREERVVNFETKFNALLKMEQDLVEETLSSPSELFNRDFMKTVERVGAFFNLYHYYDENKKLLETVVSNKSDTLIDEGLLGILLESNQYFLSEIQNLIRFHSETKDNKKTIEKLTALFKTGSYFKRMLKLMRLATSSESAVHH; this comes from the coding sequence ATGATTAACGAAATCGAACTCAAACTTATCGTTTCGCCGGAAACATTCCATTTATTGGCTCAGCACCTTCAACAATTTAATTCGCCGGAACATAAAAGTATTTTTTTAGGGAATACCTATTATGATTATCCTGATTGTTTTCTCGCCAAACAAAAGATGGGGTTGCGTGTTCGTCGAAAAAATCAAGAAGTTACGCTCACATTAAAAACGAACGGTCAAGTAATGGGCGGGTTACATAGTCGTCCCGAATATAATTTGCCGTTAAAAGAAAAAATTAGCCCCACAAATGAATTGTTACGTAAGCTATATACTTTTGAACAATTGCCCAATACCCCCTTACAACCTATTTTCTCTACTGATTTTGACCGCACTTTTTGGTTGATCGAATTTCGTGATTCTAAAATAGAGGTATCCTTTGATTTAGGGAAGATTATACGCGAGCCCTATTCACAACCGATTTGTGAAATTGAGTTTGAATTAAAAAAAGGAAAAATAAGCGATCTTTTCCATTTTGTTGAGGAATTACCGTTTTTAACGGATATTTATTTCAGTAGTGTCAGCAAGGCAAAACGCGGTTATCAGCTCGGTCAGCCTGTGGTTTTAACTGATTGGTTAAATAAATGGCGTGATTTTTTGAAAACGGAAAGAGAAGAAAGAGTGGTAAATTTTGAGACAAAATTTAATGCGCTGTTAAAAATGGAGCAAGATTTAGTCGAAGAAACGCTTTCATCGCCAAGTGAACTATTCAACCGAGATTTTATGAAAACGGTAGAACGAGTGGGGGCATTCTTTAATCTGTATCATTATTATGACGAAAATAAAAAATTGTTGGAAACGGTGGTGTCAAATAAAAGTGATACGTTAATAGACGAAGGTTTACTTGGCATTCTGTTAGAAAGCAATCAATACTTTTTGAGTGAAATTCAAAACCTCATTCGTTTCCACAGTGAAACCAAAGATAATAAAAAAACCATTGAAAAATTGACCGCACTTTTTAAAACAGGTTCGTATTTTAAACGAATGTTAAAATTAATGCGTTTGGCAACTTCAAGCGAATCGGCGGTTCATCACTAA
- a CDS encoding TIGR00153 family protein produces MAMNNILGLFAHSPLKPLQKHSNKVTECCDLLIPFFEKTFSKDWENAENIRMEISQLEREADTLKREIRLKLPRGLFLPINRTDLLELVTQQDKLANFAKDIAGRMIGRQLGIPEEMQEEFLSYVRRSLDSIHQAHLVIEEMDELLETGFKGRELTLVNNMIQELDTIEDDTDQMQIKLRKMLYGIETHYNPIDVMFLYKIIEWVGVLADQAQRVGSRIELMLARS; encoded by the coding sequence ATGGCAATGAATAATATTCTTGGATTATTTGCCCACTCGCCCTTAAAACCGTTGCAGAAACATTCCAACAAAGTAACCGAATGCTGTGATCTCTTAATTCCCTTTTTTGAGAAAACCTTTTCAAAAGATTGGGAAAATGCGGAGAACATTCGTATGGAGATTTCTCAACTCGAACGTGAAGCAGATACCCTCAAGCGTGAAATTCGTTTGAAATTACCACGCGGTTTATTCTTACCTATCAATCGTACCGATTTATTGGAATTGGTCACTCAACAAGACAAACTTGCCAACTTCGCCAAAGATATTGCCGGCAGAATGATTGGTCGCCAGCTTGGCATTCCGGAAGAAATGCAAGAAGAATTTTTAAGTTATGTTCGCCGCAGTTTAGATTCCATTCATCAAGCACATCTCGTTATTGAAGAAATGGACGAATTGCTTGAAACCGGTTTTAAAGGTCGTGAGTTAACACTCGTGAATAATATGATTCAAGAACTCGATACCATTGAAGACGACACGGATCAGATGCAAATAAAATTGCGCAAAATGCTTTATGGCATCGAAACCCATTACAATCCGATCGATGTAATGTTCTTATATAAAATCATTGAATGGGTCGGCGTACTTGCCGACCAAGCGCAACGTGTCGGTTCACGCATTGAATTAATGTTGGCCCGTTCGTAA